The bacterium DNA segment ACCGTTCCTCCTTTTGGAAAAATATCTTTTCTCCATAGTTTTCCTGGTAATTTTGCAATACCAAAATCAGTAATTTTAACAATCTCCAAATTCTTTGACACCAGAATATTATCTGGTTTAATATCTTTATGAATAATATTATGTTGGTGAATATAACTTAATCCTTTACCTGCTTTATAACAAATTTTTATTATTGTTTCGAATGGAAATTTTTCTCTTTCATATAATATTTCTTTTAGATTTTTCCCATCAACATATTCCATTATCATTGCATAATATCTATTAAATCTCCCGAAATTGAAAACTTTTACAATATTTGGATGGTCAAGTTGCATAGCAATTTCCGCTTCTCTTTCAAATTGACTTATTAGTTTTGATTTTTCAAAAATTCCCGCTTTTAAGTTGAGTATTTTAATAGCAACAGGATTACCATAGGGAGGATGGGCAAGAAACGAATATGCTTTATATACCTTTGTGTATCTTCCTCCTCCAATTACTTCTCCTAAACAATATCCTCCAAAATTTTTATCTCGCATTTTCTTCTTTTTCCTTTGTATTAAGTTTCCTGTTTAAATTTCAGAGCAAGTAGTGAAAAAAAACCTTCTCACTTTTCTTGTGCTTACTAATCTTTTTTATAAAATCCTCCTTCATCCCCGTTGTGTCTATTGAAATACATTACGGCACCAACTCTGTGTGCTAAACTTTGCAACTTCAGTCGGTTTGCAAAGGGGGAAGTATGTCTCCTTCCTTTGAAAAAGGAAGGTTGGGATGGATTTCTCTTTTTTACACTTTCAATTCGCTACTTTTCGGTCAACACAGTTGACTGAGTATTTATATCCCATTTAAATCAGGTAAGTCCAGAGAAACTAATTCAATATCATCAACATTTTTTATATCTTTTTCAAGGTCAACAATTGCTATTTTCCTTTCAACACCATATTCAGAAGATGTAAAAATTGTTAAACACCTTTTATCAAACATAACTTCTTTTGCCTTAGGGTCATGACTTCTTATTAAAACATTCTTTTTTAATTTGCCCATAACTTTTTCAAAATAATCCTTACCAAGTTTAGGTCTTCCTAAAAAACTACCCAGCAATTCTCCTTTTTTTTCAACAAAATCTCCCCATAACATTATAAACCATTTTTTTCCTCCAACTTCAATATTCTCAATATCTAATAATTTTTCAACATCTGGAATTGCTGCATGAACTCCAATTAAATTATTACCTGTAACACACCACGGTAATTTGAGAAATATCTCTTTATAATGATTAAATTCTTCTGGTGAAAGTGCCTCCCAGAAATTAGAAGGAGAGCACTCACAAATAGGATACACCTCATGATTTCCAGCAAGCAAAATTAAATTATCATATTTTTCTCTTTTTTCTAACAAATAATCAATATTTTCTTTTGACCTTTTTCCTCTATCAACATAATCACCAAGGAAAACAACATAATAGTTATTTTTATAGAGAAAATTTTTTAAAATAACTTTTGATGCAATAATATCGCCATGAGTATCACCAACAAAAACACATTTTCCTTTGTCAGGTAAGGTAATTACTCTTTCCATTTGAATATTATTGGCTGGCAGGAGGGATTTTATTCTCTGTTTTTTCTACCTGTTGCTTTAATATACTTTTATTTGTTAATTTGCCCGGAGTAACAGCAAGAATTAAGGAAGAGACAATAAAAATTATTGCTAAAATAGTTGTAATTCTATTTAAAATAGTAGGCGTCTCTGCCCCAAAAACAGTTTCCATTCCTCCACCACCAAAAATATTAGCCATAGAAGAACCTTTGCCACTTTGTATCAAAACAAAAAACATTAAAAGAAGACAGACAATAATATGAAAAACTAAAAGAAAAGTGTACATTTTTTCTCCCTTTTAATCAACTCAAATTTTTTTATAATTATTTCTCTTTCCCCCTTCCCTTCCTCTCCCTTAAAGAAAAATTTCTTATACTTTATAATTAATAATTCTTAAAAATTTATCAATATCTAAACTTGCTCCACCAACCAAAACACCGTCAATATCTTTTTCCTTCATTAAATCATCTATATTATCAGGACTTACACTCCCTCCATAAATAACTCTTATTAAATCTGCAATTTCCTGATTATAATTTTCTCCAATCCATTTTCTTATAAAAGTATGAACTTCTTCTGCTTGTTGTGGAGTTGCATTTTTCCCAGTTCCAATTGCCCAGACAGGTTCATATGCGATTGTCAGTTGTTCAATATATTCAAAATCAGATAGACATTTTTCCAGTTGTTTTTTAATAATATCAAATGTTTTATTGCTTTCTCTTTCTTCTAATTTTTCACCAATACACAGAATTGGTTTTAGTTTATATTGAATAACTTTTTTAACTTTTTTATTTATAATTTCATCTATTTCACCAAAAATATTTCTCCTTTCTGAATGTCCACAAATAACATACTCAACACCTATATCTTTCAGCATCAAAGGAGAAATTTCTCCTGTAAAAGCACCTTTCTCTTCATAAAAAACATTCTGAGCCCCTAAAAGTAATGAGGAATTTCTAATAATATCAGAAATGGGATATAGAGATGTAAAAGGAGGACAAATAAGAATTTCTCTATCATTATAATTTCCAATATTCTTAATTAAATTCGTCACAAATTCAATTGATTCAGAAGGTGTTTTATTCATTTTCCAATTTCCTGCTATTAATGTTTTTCTCATTTAAAAACTCCTATTTTTTTAATACATCAATTCCAGGGAGAGTACCTTTTTCTAAAAATTCAAGAGAAGCACCACCACCGGTAGAAATATGAGAAATCTTATCTGCAACACCTGCCTTATTAACAGCAGCAATTGAATCCCCTCCTCCTATAACAGAAAATGCATTTGAATTTGCCACTGCTTTTGCTATTTCAATTGTCCCTTTTGCAAATTTATCAATTTCAAATATTCCCATAGGTCCATTCCAGAAAATTGTTTTTGCCCTATTGACACAATCAGTATATTCTTCAATTGCCTGTGGTCCTATATCAACTCCAATCCATCCCTGAGGAATAGTTCCTCTTTCGGTAATTAACACTTCTGCATCAGGAGAAATTTTATTTACAATAATATGGTCAAGTGGAGTATGAAACTCCAAGTGCCTTTTATTTACTTCTTTTATAATTTCTTTTGCAAGAGGTATTGCTTCTTCATCAACTTTTGAACTACCTATTTCCCAGTGTTTTGCCTTTATAAATGTATAAGCCATAACTCCACCTGTAATTAGAGTGTCAACTTTATCAATCAAATTTTTTATCATTCCTATTTTATCAACAACTTTTGCTCCCCCAATAATTAAAAGAAAGGGCTTTTCGGGATTTGATAAAAGTTTTGATAAGGCATCAACCTCCTTTTTAATTAGAAAACCAGCAGCAGTGTCTTTACAATACTTTGTTATCTGATAAATTGAAGCATGCTCTCTATGACAGGCAGCGAAAGCATCATTAACATATGCATCAGCAAGTGAAGCAAGTTGTTTTGCAAATTCATCATTTCCTTCTTCTTCTTCTTTGTGAAATCTTAAATTTTCTAAAAGTAATACATCTCCTTTTTTTAAATTTTCAACTACTTTTTTTACTTCATCACCAACACAATCAGGAACAAATTTAACTTCTTTATTTAGTAATTCACTTAATCTTTCTGCAACAGGCCTTAAACTCATTTCAGGAACAACTTTTCCTTTTGGTCTGCCCAAATGAGAAGATATAATTAAAATAGCACCCTGTGAAAGAAGATAATTTATTGTAGGTAATGAGGCAGTTATTCTTGTATCATCAGTTATCCTGCCATTTTCAATAGGTACATTAAAATCAACTCTCAAAAAAACTTTTTTACCGCTATAATTTTGTTCTTCTATCGTCTTAATTTCCATTTTACCTCCTTCTTACTGTAAAGGTTCTGCCAAAATTGGTTAATTAAATTCACTCCCCACTTTCTCACAAAGACAAATGAAATGTGAAAAGTGAAAATCCATCCCCTCGGGCATAGCCCTACGGGCGAGCCCACCTTCCTTTATAAAAGGAAGGAGTATCTTCCCCCTTTCACAAACCGACTAAAGTTGCTTACCTTGTTTCTCAGAGTTGGTGCGTTATCGTTTCCCAGATAGCACAACGGGACTTAGGGGGATTTATAATTAAAATCCATCCCGGCCTTCCCTTAGTAAGGGAAGGAGTATTTCCCTCATTACTTCCCCCTTTAGTAAACCGACTAAAGTTGCAAAGTTTAGCACACAGAGTTGGTGCCGTAATGTATTTCAATAGGCACAACGGGGATTGAGGGGAATTTGAAGAGGGATTGTTCTACACAGGCAGTTTAAAATATAGCATACGAACCATCCCTACGCCGAAGCGATAAGTTATGCTTACGGGATTTTTATTTTTCATCTTTCTTTCATCTAAGTTTTTGACACTACCACTGTAAACATTCATTTCTCTACCTGTATAGAAAAATTTTTATATCCCCTTCTTTCTTATCCTAAATCTCCGTTCCTCCCCTGTTATAAATAGGGAATCTTTGCTCTCTTTATAAATTCCCTTTTTCAACCATAAATTTCAAAAGGTCAACAACTCTGCAACTATATCCCCATTCATTATCATACCAGCCAAGAACTTTTACCATATTTCCAATTATATATGTCAAAGGTGCATCATAAATTGAAGAATATGGGTTCTTAACAAAGTCCTTAGAAACAAGTTCATCTTCTGAATATTTCAAAATTCCTTTTAAATATGTTTCTGCTGCTTCTTTAAAAGCAGTATTTACTGTTTGTATATCAACTTCTTTTTCAAGTTCAGCAACAAAATCAACAATAGAAACAGTTGGAGTAGGAACTCTTATTGCAAGCCCATTCATTTTTCCATTTAATTTTGGTATAACTTTCCCAATTGCTTTTGCTGCCCCGGTTGTTGTAGGAATCATAGAAAGTGCCGCAGCCCTTGCCCTTCTTAAATCCTTATGTGGCAGGTCTAAAATTCTCTGGTCATTTGTATATGAATGTATTGTAGTCATAAGTCCTTTTACAACGCCAAAATTATCATCAAGGACTTTTACAAGAGGAGCAAGACAATTTGTTGTACATGAAGCATTTGATATTATTGTATGATTTTTAGGGTCATACATATTTTCATTTACTCCCATAACTATTGTTAAATCTTCACCCTT contains these protein-coding regions:
- a CDS encoding serine/threonine-protein kinase, coding for MRDKNFGGYCLGEVIGGGRYTKVYKAYSFLAHPPYGNPVAIKILNLKAGIFEKSKLISQFEREAEIAMQLDHPNIVKVFNFGRFNRYYAMIMEYVDGKNLKEILYEREKFPFETIIKICYKAGKGLSYIHQHNIIHKDIKPDNILVSKNLEIVKITDFGIAKLPGKLWRKDIFPKGGTVTKFGIISYVAPEQEEGNATFQSDIYSFGVTIDEVITSKLQIEGYNDEDYLKRINIRANKKNTGKTPIISYDLPIPDKLKKIIEKAINPDLNLRYSSMDELLADMEEFIK
- a CDS encoding metallophosphoesterase family protein — encoded protein: MERVITLPDKGKCVFVGDTHGDIIASKVILKNFLYKNNYYVVFLGDYVDRGKRSKENIDYLLEKREKYDNLILLAGNHEVYPICECSPSNFWEALSPEEFNHYKEIFLKLPWCVTGNNLIGVHAAIPDVEKLLDIENIEVGGKKWFIMLWGDFVEKKGELLGSFLGRPKLGKDYFEKVMGKLKKNVLIRSHDPKAKEVMFDKRCLTIFTSSEYGVERKIAIVDLEKDIKNVDDIELVSLDLPDLNGI
- the secG gene encoding preprotein translocase subunit SecG; this translates as MYTFLLVFHIIVCLLLMFFVLIQSGKGSSMANIFGGGGMETVFGAETPTILNRITTILAIIFIVSSLILAVTPGKLTNKSILKQQVEKTENKIPPASQ
- the tpiA gene encoding triose-phosphate isomerase encodes the protein MRKTLIAGNWKMNKTPSESIEFVTNLIKNIGNYNDREILICPPFTSLYPISDIIRNSSLLLGAQNVFYEEKGAFTGEISPLMLKDIGVEYVICGHSERRNIFGEIDEIINKKVKKVIQYKLKPILCIGEKLEERESNKTFDIIKKQLEKCLSDFEYIEQLTIAYEPVWAIGTGKNATPQQAEEVHTFIRKWIGENYNQEIADLIRVIYGGSVSPDNIDDLMKEKDIDGVLVGGASLDIDKFLRIINYKV
- a CDS encoding phosphoglycerate kinase, which encodes MEIKTIEEQNYSGKKVFLRVDFNVPIENGRITDDTRITASLPTINYLLSQGAILIISSHLGRPKGKVVPEMSLRPVAERLSELLNKEVKFVPDCVGDEVKKVVENLKKGDVLLLENLRFHKEEEEGNDEFAKQLASLADAYVNDAFAACHREHASIYQITKYCKDTAAGFLIKKEVDALSKLLSNPEKPFLLIIGGAKVVDKIGMIKNLIDKVDTLITGGVMAYTFIKAKHWEIGSSKVDEEAIPLAKEIIKEVNKRHLEFHTPLDHIIVNKISPDAEVLITERGTIPQGWIGVDIGPQAIEEYTDCVNRAKTIFWNGPMGIFEIDKFAKGTIEIAKAVANSNAFSVIGGGDSIAAVNKAGVADKISHISTGGGASLEFLEKGTLPGIDVLKK
- the gap gene encoding type I glyceraldehyde-3-phosphate dehydrogenase, translating into MAVKVGINGFGRIGRLVLRSALEKSFPEIDFVAFNDITDAKTLAYLFKYDSNYGIYPGTVEGKDNKLVIDGKEYIVFAEKDPSKLPWKDIGVDIVVESTGLFTDKEKASFHLVGGAKKVVITAPAKGEDLTIVMGVNENMYDPKNHTIISNASCTTNCLAPLVKVLDDNFGVVKGLMTTIHSYTNDQRILDLPHKDLRRARAAALSMIPTTTGAAKAIGKVIPKLNGKMNGLAIRVPTPTVSIVDFVAELEKEVDIQTVNTAFKEAAETYLKGILKYSEDELVSKDFVKNPYSSIYDAPLTYIIGNMVKVLGWYDNEWGYSCRVVDLLKFMVEKGNL